DNA sequence from the Pseudocalidococcus azoricus BACA0444 genome:
CCGAGTTGGAATCCGTCTTTAGGCGAAAAGACTTGGCCAGCGTTAAGAGTTTTCTTACCAGTACCAGCGACTTAATCCGTCCCCCCTACGGCCGAACTGTGCAGCGGTTCAACCGGGCCAGCGTGATTGTCGGTTCGACTAACCAAGATGAGTTTTTGGCCGACACCACCGGCAACCGGCGATTTTTGATTGTCCCGTGTCACCGGCGGGTCGCAACCGACCTGTTAACGGCCGAAAGAGACCTAATTTGGTGCGCCGCCGTGGCCGCCTATCGCCTGGGTGAGACATCAGAACTAAGTCATGCAGACAAGGAAGAATCTAAAGCTGAGAGTCAGGAATATCTGATCCGGGATCCTTGGGAAGATGCCATCTTGGCCTATGCCGAAAATCGGAACTGGGTGACTGTGGCTGAGGTACTCGATAACGCGATCCACTTAGACCTTGAAAAACGATCAAGGGTTGATGAGATGAGGGTCTCAGGGATTCTTAAGGGGTGTGGCTATTCACTTGGAAGGATGCGAGTCGGGGATAAAGCACTAAGGGTGTGGCGCAAGTGATCCGACCTGATCCGACCTAAAAACCAAACTAAATTTTTAATTTCGATAAGTTAGCCTGGCACTTGCTTTACTGACTTGACAGTGTTAACTCACTTGATGTACCTTAATTGCATGATTGGCTTTACTTTGCAAAGTTGATCGTCCGAACCATGACAACTAGGAGCTTATATGAATCAATCCCCTTTCCCAGGCGGGTTAATGCCCTCTATGCCCGGTAATTCCAGTGATGGAGCCGCAGCAATAGGGGCCCTTTGCACCGTACTCGGTGTCGGCTTTGGGTGGATGATTGCCCAGGAGCAAATGGCCCAGGCCAGGCCACCCGAGTCCCCAGGCCAGGCCCGTAACCCCTACCGGAATAACCGGGAGATAGCCACCGTGGCCGACCTGGAGCAGTGGGTACTAGAAAACCAGGCCCGCTTGCCTAATGCCCCTGTGGTACTGCGTCACCTGGCCCAACTGCCCGAACAGGCCTGCCTGGATCAACAGACCGTTCGTAACCTACTGACGGCATCTCGCTAATTGTTCACCGGCCTCGCCTTCGGGGCCGCATTTTTTTCTAGGAGCTAACCATGTATATCGTTAATGGCTACTTAATCCTTGCCAAAGGTCACTGGACAGATCGGGTTTATCAATGCCCTGAACTCGACCTCTGGAACTCGAATCTTGAGGAAATGAAAATCGAGATATTAAAGCAATCCCCTGGCAAATATCTCTAGAATTTATCGGCCCTGCCTTCGGGGCCTTTTCCCTTTGGAATGGCACAATGAAAGCAAACCTACTGTCACTCATTCCCCCCACCCTGCTTACTGTCCTAATCGCTGCTACAGCGGCATTGAGGTTTTATGACGCAACAGACTTCCCCCCACAATTCCCACCCCTCACCCTCAGACAATGGAGTTTCTGGGCCTTTCTGGCGACCCTCTTGGTGGCAATGGTGGATTTCGGCATTAAGTGGTACTTTGCAAATCGAGGAAGATATCGCGAGGCTGAAATACGAGAACAAGAAACTGAAAGAATCAAACGCTCGGCTAGACGAGATATGGCGATCCTTTCCTTCCTCGTCAACCCCACCGACACCAACAGAGAGCGACTAGAAGCCATCTGTCAGGAAATCGAACAATCAAATTTGGATTGAACCACGCTCAGGCCTCTCACTAGGGGGCCTGTTTTTTTTGTAATTTTGGAGGTTTAACTATGCCTAAGACTGACTTTAGAGGATCAGATGAGTTTTCTGAAATTTTTATGAATTTTATCAAGATGAGTGCAGGTATTCAGGTTTATTTAACCTTGGATACTTTGGACAGAAACGAGATTAAAATACTCAGAACTCTTCTTTGCTATCTGATAGAGGCGATTGAAGAAATGTTGTCTTATTTTCCCGGAATTGATAGCAAGGATGAGGATGTAATTGATCCCGACATTATTGACGAAGACGGCGACAGATTACCTTTTTAATTTTGAGGCCTTAGCACGCCGTTAAAAGGCTAGTTGTGCATGGTTAAGTCCCTTTTGCAGGGGGTGTTGCTCCTAGCATCCCCTCTTTTTTTTAGGAGCATTTATGGCAAAAACTTGGTTATCAACTGGAGAAGCTGTCAAAGCCCTAGACCTACCTAGGCACAGACTTCTCAGACTCAGACAAGATGGATTGTTTCAACTAGGAAAGCACTATCGAGTCATTTCTTACCGAAACGCAAGACGGCCAACCTATCAATGGCACATCAACAACTGTTTGAAAGCACTAAACACACCACTGGAGAAACGATGATGGAAGAAGATTTGATTCAAGAAATTGAAAAGTTTATAACCACTGTTTACAAAATGCGTGAATTGCAAAAACGCTATTTCCGCACTCGATCTAGGGGGGCTTTGGCTGAGTCTAAAAACTTGGAGAAACAGGTGGATCAGTGGATTGAGAAGCAGCTGAGCAACGGCATTATGCAGATGGAACTTTTAGATTAGGAGAAACGATCATGCATTGCGTAACTTGTAATGGAACGGGAGTAGTTTATAGAAACTTAAGCAGTTATTTTGGGGGAGAATCCTTACAGGCTTTTCACTGTCCTGATTGTAGTGGCTACGGTTTCATTCAAAGTGAAGAATGGGAGGTAGAGGACGATCAGGCCTCAACATCAGAGACTCAAAAGCCCGCTGATGAACATCCTGGCTAATCCAATGGTGGTAAGTCTCAGAGTGGGTTTGCACAGAATGGCCCATCTGTTGTGCAGCCAGGGTAATGTCAAGCCCAAAAGCCAGGGTTCTAATGGCCCAGGCATGGCGCAAATCGTAGGGCTTAAACGGCAAATGATTGGTGAGATAGCGGCTTGCAGCCCGGCCGACTTCAAGATTGGCACGATTCACATTGACCTGGGGCAAAATCACCTGAGACAGCCCGAACTGCTCAAACCACTCTGGATAGCACGGCCACACCCGCCTAAATCCAGTTTTAGTGTTTTCTTGAACTTCAATCACCATGGCCCCACTAGATATAGCGTCATAGTTCAACCTAAAGACTTCATGGGGCCGCAATCCGTAAGTTGCCAGCATCCCATAAACCCACTGCCAGGCCGGATTTGTGAACTTGCCCCAACACTCAGCAATCAAAGCATCCTCTGGAATCTCTCTGGGGGATGTTCTTTTAGTGGAATAATTACCGGCCAAGCCTTGAACGTCCAGAGGCAACTCAGCAAACTTGGACAAGGCCCCGATCACCATACAGGCCCGCTTTCGGGTTTTGGAGTTGATTGGCGTGGCATCAATCACCGAGCGCAACACATCCACACTGAGAGGCTGATCTCCAGGCAATAGCTTCAAGATTTTCAGATAGTCGCCTTTCCATGTGGTTTCTGTTTTGTCAGTGCGCTCTCTGGTGGTGAAGTAGTGAGTCTCAAACCGTGTGATCCAGTCTGAAATTAACTCTGATCGGGTTTGTTTCTGGTATTTCTCCCAAGTAAAGCTATTTTCTGCCAGCATGACCCCAACCTTACGAGCTTCTTTCTCAGCAAAACTCACCCCGGCCGGATTTGCCATGACCCCTAACGCTATCCGTTGCTGGTGCGCTGGCCTATCCCCTGATTTACTCGGTAGCGTGGCCTGCAAATAAAGACGGTTCCCTATGGCCTGGATGCTGACCCCAACCTTGGAGGATTTAAGACGGCCGTTGGCCTGGTTTATACGTCCATCCATACCTTGCTTAAAGTTTGCTTACTTTTTCTGTTCTATCTGAAGCTATTTGTATATATCTGTAATGATTCACAGTTATTTACAAAGTCTATAAGCATTGATTTTACTGAGCTTTTAACGATTTTCCCAAAACAGAGAACTCATTACTTTTATAGCGTAAATATGGAGAGTAGGGAACTCGAATCCCTGGCCTTTGCGGTGCGATCGCAACGCTCTACCAACTGAGCTAACTCCCCAGGCCCCTGATGTGCAGGATCAATATTCTAATACACTGAGAAAGACTGAGCAATTTGCTGATAGCGATTTTCTACTTTTGGCCAGCGACCTTCTGGGGCAGACACACTGAGGGTAAACACCTTGCCCCGACTAACCGCGATGGTTGAGAGATTATGACGCTCTTGGAATTCACCATTAACAGTCGGGATTTGAACCAGGTATTCCAAAGAGTAATAGGTTTTGGGGCCAATTTCCGCAGCGGCGGCTGATAATAATTCCGCATTGCGTCCAGATTCCTGAGGAGCAATTACATTTCGGAGCAGGCGTTGCCCCACTTCTTCCGGGCTACCCAAATCCGTCAAGGTCTTATTGCTACTGGTTTGGCTGACTACGACACTAACATTTTCAGAGGTTTGAATGATGTCATGGAACACAACATCAGCGTTTCCAGAAACTTCCACTTGCACCCAACCCGTGGGATAGAGAAACTCATAGCCATCAATACTATCCACATAGGCCTGGAGGCCCGTAGCGGCATTGGCACCACAGCCACCCAGCATTAGGGCTACGACCAAAATGAAAACCAAAACAATCCGTTGCACCATAAAGCTGACCATGAGGGATAAACTGAGCATAAAACATTGAGGATCAGGGTTTCTAGCCAGAGATAAGTTGTCCACTTCCGTAATCTTGATATGGGCTGATTCTGGGTTGTCCCTCATTCAGCAGCTTTGGCTTTTGCACCTTGAATCGTCAAAACGGAACAATGGGCATGGTGCAGGACGTAGTTACTCACGCTACCCAAAAATAATTCACTCAATCCTTTTAGGCCCCGTCGCCCCAACACAATTAAGTCAGCGTCCCACTCGAAGGCCAAGTTACAAATCGCCTTACCCGGATCTCCAAGGGCCTGGGTAAATTCCGTTGGTACACCCGCCGCAGTGGCCATCTCTGTGAGATTTTTTAGTAAATCCAGGCCCCGTTGCTCAAAGGCTTCCCACTGTTCCGTATAAACCTTCATCACTTCTTCATGGAGCCCCACATAAACCCCAGTAGCTCCCGGTGCAGCAAAAATTGGATCTGGATAGGCTTCATTCATCGGGGACATGACATGGACAAGCATTAAGTTACTTTGATTGGCCTGGGCCATGGCAAGGGCTTCTTGAAAGGCCAGATCCCCTAAATCGGTTCCATCTACAGCCACGACAATTTTTTTAAACATGATGACTATCAATCCTCGCAAATCACAACAGCAACTATCCCAGTTCTACTTTAATTATCTGGTGGCAAAGGCACAACTTACTTCATATCGTTATCAGATTTGATAGGTTTCGCAAAGACTGTTTACAAAATTGAGAATTAATAAGGTGAGTTGAGGAGCTTCAGTGGTTTATGAACAGGTTAACAACTTACAACCAGTTTAAATCTGATTACATCGCGCTATCCAAGCTGTTCTAGAGCGATAGAAATCGTGAGGTCAGTGGTCATCAAACTTTTCCGAACTAATTCTTGTCCGGCTGGGAGCGGTCATAGTCCTTCAGACTAATTTTTATCAGAAACTATGAAAAGCGTTGGTAGCTGAAGGGAGTTAGGGGAGGAACTGATTGCCCCTTGAGAATAGACTCACTGATGTGGTGGGCAGTAATGGGGGCAAGCAAGATACCGTTGCGATAATGTCCGGTAGCTAACCAAAGATTGTCCCAGGCCCCTTGACCTAAAATTGGCCATTCATCGGGCGTTAACGGGCGGAATCCCCACCAGAGCTTTTCAATGGTTAAATCAGCCAGGCCTGGGCAGAGAGCCGTAGTTGCACTCAGGAGTTGGCGAATCCCTTGGGGGGTGTTACCAGGCCTGAAATCCACAGCTTCACTGGTGGCCCCAATCACAATCCGCTCGGACTGACGAGGAACCAAATAGACATCTGGGGCAAAGATCACCTGATTTAGGGGTGGGGCCTGGCCGGGTTCAAGTTTGAGTGCCAGCATCTGTCCTTTGCGTGAAATGACCGGAATCGGCAATAAACTCTGGCTCCAGGCCCCGCTGGCCAAAACATAGTGATCCGCTTGCCAAATTCCAGCCGTAGTCGCTACCCCCGTCACTTGATGATTGGTAGTTAAGAATTGATCAACTGTAATGTGGGTTTTGATCGGAAT
Encoded proteins:
- the thiO gene encoding glycine oxidase ThiO, whose product is MGMTLSPLERNTIDVLIVGGGTMGLAIGIELALQGAKPTILTRNFEEAALHAAAGMLAPQAEQLSPGPMLDLCLASRALYPDWISKLEQLTGLDAGYWPCGILAPVYEGEESSEKRARGRENQEQRNGEQISSQLENSCRMPDAFLLAHWLTGEELTARQSGLAPKVRGAWWYPQDGQVDNQALAKVLLMAATELRIPIKTHITVDQFLTTNHQVTGVATTAGIWQADHYVLASGAWSQSLLPIPVISRKGQMLALKLEPGQAPPLNQVIFAPDVYLVPRQSERIVIGATSEAVDFRPGNTPQGIRQLLSATTALCPGLADLTIEKLWWGFRPLTPDEWPILGQGAWDNLWLATGHYRNGILLAPITAHHISESILKGQSVPPLTPFSYQRFS
- a CDS encoding universal stress protein translates to MFKKIVVAVDGTDLGDLAFQEALAMAQANQSNLMLVHVMSPMNEAYPDPIFAAPGATGVYVGLHEEVMKVYTEQWEAFEQRGLDLLKNLTEMATAAGVPTEFTQALGDPGKAICNLAFEWDADLIVLGRRGLKGLSELFLGSVSNYVLHHAHCSVLTIQGAKAKAAE
- the psbP gene encoding photosystem II reaction center PsbP, whose translation is MLSLSLMVSFMVQRIVLVFILVVALMLGGCGANAATGLQAYVDSIDGYEFLYPTGWVQVEVSGNADVVFHDIIQTSENVSVVVSQTSSNKTLTDLGSPEEVGQRLLRNVIAPQESGRNAELLSAAAAEIGPKTYYSLEYLVQIPTVNGEFQERHNLSTIAVSRGKVFTLSVSAPEGRWPKVENRYQQIAQSFSVY
- a CDS encoding site-specific integrase, whose product is MDGRINQANGRLKSSKVGVSIQAIGNRLYLQATLPSKSGDRPAHQQRIALGVMANPAGVSFAEKEARKVGVMLAENSFTWEKYQKQTRSELISDWITRFETHYFTTRERTDKTETTWKGDYLKILKLLPGDQPLSVDVLRSVIDATPINSKTRKRACMVIGALSKFAELPLDVQGLAGNYSTKRTSPREIPEDALIAECWGKFTNPAWQWVYGMLATYGLRPHEVFRLNYDAISSGAMVIEVQENTKTGFRRVWPCYPEWFEQFGLSQVILPQVNVNRANLEVGRAASRYLTNHLPFKPYDLRHAWAIRTLAFGLDITLAAQQMGHSVQTHSETYHHWISQDVHQRAFESLMLRPDRPLPPILHFE